One part of the Streptococcus sp. oral taxon 431 genome encodes these proteins:
- a CDS encoding dipeptidase: MKSYITESIKEDFLQSLKTIISYPSVLNEGENGTPFGQAIQDVLKKTLDLCQDLGFKTYLDTQGYYGYAEVGEGDLLAILCHLDVVPAGDLTEWETPPFEASIRDGRIYGRGSQDDKGPSLAALYAVKSLLDQGIQFKKRVRFIFGTDEETLWRCMARYNALEEQASMGFAPDSSFPLTYAEKGLLQVKLHGPGSEQLALDIGGAFNVVPDKATYLGPLMEQLQEALIAAGYDYQQNDQSLTVLGLSKHAKDASQGINAVIRLATVLDSIQSHPALTFLAKEVGQEGQGKGIFGDISDQPSGHLSFNVAALIITPESSEIRIDIRIPVLTDKDELVNQLIECAKSYQLSYQEFDYLAPLYVARDSMLVTTLMQVYEEKTGDNSPALSSGGATFARTMPNCVAFGALFPGREQTEHQANEYAILDDLYHAMDIYAEAVYRLAT, from the coding sequence CAAAGAGGATTTTCTTCAAAGTTTGAAAACAATCATCTCTTATCCTTCTGTTCTCAATGAAGGTGAAAATGGCACTCCCTTTGGTCAAGCCATTCAAGATGTCCTGAAAAAAACGCTAGACTTGTGTCAAGATCTTGGTTTTAAAACCTATCTTGATACTCAAGGATATTATGGGTATGCAGAAGTTGGTGAGGGGGATCTCCTTGCCATCCTCTGCCACCTAGATGTAGTTCCTGCAGGCGATTTGACAGAGTGGGAAACTCCTCCATTTGAAGCTAGTATCAGAGATGGGCGGATTTATGGTCGGGGCTCGCAGGATGATAAAGGACCTTCTCTTGCAGCACTTTACGCAGTCAAAAGCTTACTTGACCAAGGAATTCAATTCAAAAAACGGGTTCGTTTCATATTTGGTACTGATGAGGAAACTCTTTGGCGTTGCATGGCAAGATATAATGCCCTTGAAGAACAGGCCAGCATGGGATTTGCTCCTGACTCATCATTCCCATTAACCTATGCAGAAAAAGGGCTCCTTCAGGTCAAACTTCATGGACCTGGATCAGAACAACTCGCCTTAGATATAGGTGGAGCCTTTAATGTCGTACCTGATAAGGCAACTTATCTAGGACCACTTATGGAACAACTCCAAGAAGCTCTAATAGCTGCTGGCTACGATTATCAACAAAATGATCAGTCCCTTACTGTTCTAGGACTATCTAAGCATGCCAAGGATGCCAGTCAAGGGATTAATGCAGTCATTCGACTAGCCACCGTCCTTGATTCCATTCAATCCCATCCTGCACTTACATTTCTTGCCAAAGAAGTTGGTCAAGAGGGTCAAGGAAAAGGAATCTTTGGTGATATCAGTGACCAGCCTTCTGGACATTTATCCTTTAATGTGGCCGCCTTAATCATTACTCCCGAAAGTTCTGAGATTCGAATTGATATCCGAATCCCAGTCCTTACTGACAAGGATGAACTTGTCAATCAGCTGATAGAGTGTGCAAAATCTTACCAACTTAGCTACCAAGAATTTGACTACCTAGCACCACTTTACGTGGCAAGAGATAGTATGCTCGTCACAACACTCATGCAGGTTTATGAAGAAAAAACTGGTGACAATAGTCCCGCTCTATCATCTGGCGGTGCAACCTTTGCACGTACCATGCCAAACTGTGTCGCTTTTGGTGCCCTCTTCCCAGGAAGAGAGCAAACGGAACACCAAGCAAATGAATATGCAATCCTAGATGATCTCTATCATGCTATGGATATCTATGCTGAAGCTGTTTACCGATTAGCGACCTAA